In Aspergillus oryzae RIB40 DNA, chromosome 6, one genomic interval encodes:
- a CDS encoding SDR family oxidoreductase (flavonol reductase/cinnamoyl-CoA reductase), with protein MSPAAPKYILVTGATGFIGAHVVDNLLARGLTVRAATRSKQKGEQMKAARPQHASRLEFVEIQDFSQIGVFDDIMEGIDGVIHVASPFTYDTKNNEQELIIPAMNGVKSILSASAKQASVKRVVLTSSFASVVDISRKYEGDFTYTGSHWNPLTYEEAIDPATDAVVAYRGSKKFAELEAWKFIEREKPSFDLVTLCPPMTFGPVVHPVNGVAGLNESNAVLWSVASGADPLPTARVSAWIDVRDLAEAHVQALLRSEVGGKRFVPASGEPFSYELAADIIKGRFEWARETVTGNYKSGKKPVQAYKLDGDAVTRELGVEFRSFKETVVDLVGQVKETFA; from the exons ATGTCACCCGCAGCCCCAAA ATACATCCTCGTAACAGGCGCCACAGGCTTCATCGGCGCCCATGTAGTCGACAACCTATTAGCACGCGGCCTGACCGTGCGTGCAGCAACACGCTCTAAGCAAAAGGGCGAACAAATGAAAGCCGCAAGACCACAACACGCCTCCCGACTTGAATTCGTCGAGATACAAGATTTCTCGCAAATCGGAGTATTCGACGATATCATGGAGGGTATAGACGGCGTCATCCACGTCGCGAGT CCATTCACATACGACACCAAAAACAACGAACAAGAACtcatcatcccagccatGAACGGGGTGAAATCTATCCTCTCCGCCTCAGCGAAACAAGCCAGTGTGAAGCGCGTTGTTCTTACCTCCTCGTTTGCATCCGTGGTTGATATCTCGAGAAAGTATGAGGGCGATTTTACCTACACTGGCTCACACTGGAATCCCTTAACCTACGAAGAAGCGATTGATCCCGCCACAGACGCGGTAGTAGCATACCGAGGATCGAAGAAATTCGCCGAACTAGAAGCCTGGAAGTTCATCGAGCGTGAAAAGCCCTCCTTTGATCTCGTTACGCTTTGTCCGCCTATGACCTTCGGTCCTGTTGTGCATCCAGTAAATGGTGTAGCGGGGTTGAACGAGTCGAATGCGGTGCTCTGGAGTGTTGCTTCCGGGGCGGATCCGTTGCCTACTGCGAGGGTTTCGGCGTGGATTGATGTGAGGGATTTGGCGGAGGCGCATGTGCAGGCTTTGCTGAGGAGTGAGGTTGGTGGGAAGCGGTTTGTTCCTGCTTCTGGGGAGCCATTTTCGTATGAGTTGGCGGCGGATATTATCAAGGGGAGGTTTGAGTGGGCGAGGGAGACGGTTACGGGGAATTATAAGAGTGGGAAGAAGCCTGTTCAAGCTTACAAGCTGGATGGGGATGCTGTGACAAGGGAGTTGGGTGTGGAGTTTAGGAGCTTTAAGGAGacggtggtggatttggtAGGCCAGGTTAAGGAGACTTTTGCTTGA
- a CDS encoding putative aromatic-L-amino-acid decarboxylase (aromatic-L-amino-acid/L-histidine decarboxylase) — protein sequence MDRDQFRAAAHATVDDIINYFDSVPDRRVCPTVTPGYLRPLIPEQPPTEPEEWSQIQADVDTKIKPGLTHWQHPNFMAFYPATVTYPSILGEMYSAAFNAPAFNWLCSPACTELETIVLDWVAQALNLPKCFMSSSENRGGGVLQVSASDTIATVMVAARERRVRELALAEGLKEGTLEYEDRVMDLRPRLVAMGSNQAHSSTAKGALIAGTRYRSATAKLENNMELTGDDVRAVLEQCEKDNLTPYYITLSMGTTSTCAVDRISEVTAVLREKPSWQRIWVHIDAAYAGSALVADEFQYLAKDLAEGVDSFNFNMHKWLLVNFDASCLFIRNRFDLTDALDITPAYLRNPYSESGQVIDYRNWSISLGRRFRALKIWFVMRSYGLNGLKAHVRKTIRVGDEFTNLVRSRSDLFELITKPAFGLTVFRIKDPRAQANGSAVNRTTAVKPNEKNDALTKEVYELINERGEIFITSTVVSGIYAIRVICANEAAEEKYLRRAFEILVETTDEVLGRSN from the exons ATGGACCGCGACCAGTTTAGAGCCGCTGCGCACGCAACGGTAGATGACA TTATCAACTATTTTGACAGTGTCCCCGACCGGCGTGTCTGCCCCACCGTCACTCCAGGCTACCTTCGTCCCCTCATCCCCGAGCAACCCCCTACAGAACCGGAAGAATGGTCGCAAATCCAGGCCGATGTCGACACCAAGATCAAACCCGGTCTAACGCATTGGCAACATCCGAATTTCATGGCCTTCTACCCCGCGACGGTGACCTACCCGAGTATTCTGGGTGAAATGTACTCGGCCGCGTTCAACGCCCCCGCATTCAACTGGCTGTGCTCCCCAGCCTGCACGGAATTGGAAACAATCGTCCTAGATTGGGTGGCGCAGGCTTTGAACCTCCCTAAGTGCTTCATGAGCTCGTCAGAGAAccgtggtggtggtgtgcTCCAGGTTAGCGCCAGTGATACTATCGCCACTGTTATGGTGGCTGCGCGGGAACGGCGGGTGCGCGAGCTGGCATTAGCCGAGGGCTTGAAAGAGGGAACCCTTGAGTATGAGGACCGAGTGATGGATCTCCGACCCAGATTGGTTGCGATGGGAAGCAACCAGGCGCACAGCAGCACTGCAAAGGGTGCATTAATTGCAGGCACGCGGTATCGGAGCGCCACCGCTAAGTTGGAAAATAACATGGAGCTTACCGGAGACGATGTGCGGGCTGTTCTTGAGCAATGTGAGAAGGACAACCTGACCCCATACTATATCACTCTTAGCATGGGAACGACGAGCACGTGTGCTGTTGATCGCATTTCTGAAGTCACGGCCGTGCTCCGGGAGAAGCCTTCTTGGCAGCGCATATGGGTGCATATCGATGCGGCCTATGCCGGTTCGGCCTTGGTTGCAGATGAGTTCCAGTATCTCGCTAAGGATCTTGCCGAAGGCGTCGACAgtttcaatttcaacatGCATAAGTGGTTGCTAGTCAACTTTGATGCAAG CTGTCTCTTCATTCGCAACCGATTCGACCTCACCGATGCCCTGGACATCACACCCGCGTACCTGCGCAACCCGTACTCCGAATCCGGCCAGGTGATCGACTACCGCAACTGGAGCATTTCTCTCGGTCGCCGATTCCGCGcgttgaagatctggttcGTCATGCGTAGCTACGGCCTCAATGGACTCAAGGCACACGTCCGTAAAACCATCCGAGTAGGCGATGAGTTTACAAACCTTGTGCGCAGTCGGTCCGATCTTTTTGAACTCATCACCAAGCCCGCATTCGGCTTGACCGTTTTCCGCATCAAGGACCCCAGAGCACAAGCCAATGGGTCCGCAGTCAACAGAACGACTGCTGTGAAGCCTAATGAAAAGAACGACGCCCTTACGAAGGAAGTGTACGAACTTATCAACGAGCGCGGCGAGATCTTCATCACCTCCACCGTTGTCTCGGGTATTTATGCGATCCGCGTGATCTGCGCCAACGAGGCAGCGGAAGAGAAGTACCTCAGACGGGCGTTTGAGATTCTCGTTGAGACTACGGATGAGGTGCTAGGTCGGTCGAATTGA